The window GTTAAATTATAGATTGCcgctttcttctttttctttaaataTATTAGGCACTTTGAGAGATAGattaagagggtgtttggctaagcttataagctggtcaaactggcttataagcaatttttggcttatctacgtgtttggtaaaattaaaagtgcttataagttaagtgcttataagccaaaaataagccaTAAGCTGAtctcccccaacttatcaaatttcagtttataagcacctttgaccaagatatttactattctatcattaaaatactttttttaaaacaaaactcttcaTATGTCTAGTTCTTCAGctgcttattattaattttagtacttttatccaaacacataactgtttattttttaaatcagtttTAGCACTTAAAAATgtttttcagcacctaatgcttatcagctaagccaaacgggctctaaggaAGTAATTTCCGTTAAAGACCCAATCTTAGTAGGTTACTAAGTAGTGAGTCTCAATTTCAATTTATGTAGATCCCAATTTACAAGTTCCAATCGGTTTAGGAGTCAAATTTTGTTTCACTTTCAATTTAGGCCCAGAGGaatatctttgtaataaaatgcttaatttttgtaaaattacgtGTTTATACTTCATTGCCTAaaattgttttaaatatttttttaatcaaataaaaatttaGCGTCTGTAACTCGATCCGTTGTTCACTTCCGccgataattatgatttaatagTGTGATTATGAATATAAAAGCTGGATATAAATCCATATATTTATGAGAATTGACATAAAATCAAGGTTTATTGGCATTTATTAATtactagttttagtgtacgtgcgttgcacgtgtattctGCGCCTATcgataaaaaaatatatgaaatattgaataaaaataaattatgtgtAATAGCAATTGATGTAGAGATAGATATAACAGtcatttaaatgaaaaaaaatactttatctaaaaatataaatgtacTGACAAAGTTAAATTCTAGGGATAAATTCATACTTAGAAGCACTTTGGCAATGCTTATTGGAAAATGTACTTGTTTTAAAAGCTTCTACTACTATTCGAAAGCACTTCAAAACACCTTAACTCTCTAAAATAAGTATATTTAAAAAGAAATATTACCTTTGACTTCCcaaaaaacttggtcaaacaggcTCGCCTACATATTTTGGATGTGAGTAATGTGGCAGAAATCGaccttttttactttatttaacTCAATTTAAAGTTTGATCGTTCAATTCGTAGAGCCGTCAACAATCCACTAAAAACCAAACTACATTATCTTAACGAATCCATTCTACGGGCTACCATAGGTTTGATAATTTTGAGAAAAGAAATATATGGACATATAAGTATATAACGGAAATAATTACGACATTAAATTAAAAGGAacaaaaaaagaaaggagaaattaaAACATAACCCTAAAATTTGTGAATTCTAATTAATCTAAAAGTGTATGAATCTTCTTTTATAAGATTCAAGTGTCGTAGTATATTGTGATACAACATGCAATCTAAAAGAATATCACATACAAATACTACAAATAGAGTGATGTAATGAGTATTACAACATGAAATATCATCAAATCAAGCAATTCATAAATTTGATTATGAATGCGCAAAATTCCAAGTTTCCAAAGTACCTATACACTGAAATACAGTAAAAATAATATTACTATGGTATTACACGTAAAAACTTAGCAGAGTTTATGCCAATAAACACATCGCAACCTAGAACAAAAACCGCGTTATATAaattaagtgggcgtttggacataagaacggtaaaattccaaaaaaaaaagtgaaatttttttaaagtaaaaatggtatttgaaaattagagtctGTTTGGACATCAATACAATTTTGGgctgtttttgaagttttgtaagTAATTTGagtgaattttgaaaaacaactttttggagtttttcaaattttcaaaaaaatttcaaaattcatcttcaaatgaaaattgaaaatcttaTAGCCAAATTATGAGATTGTTTAGACTATTAAGAACTTGTTTCCGGTGTTAAGTAAATTAAAACTTGTACATATAAATATCATAATTGGATACAATTTGTATGCCCACGAGTTGTTTACATTCATCGGTTTCTGGGGCAAATTTCTTGTgtcctttaattttttttattgtactCTTTGTTTTTAATTATAGATACATCACTATGCAGAAGGTGAATTAAATCTTATTTCTTAAATAGCATAGTTCTTTCTAACTTTTAAATGTCTATGAAATATTATCAGGGTATATGTGTGTTCATGAATGGTTTTTGGTACGATTTGTTGCATAATGAGTGCGAACTGCGATAAGACGATACTGATTTGATACACAGGAATTTGCTTGCAGcaacatttattttttatatagtaatcttctctatttttctttttggatGCTTATAGATGACCAAAAGTACGCAGCAGAAATTGAGGAAATTTTAGGACCTTCCTTTTGATATGTATATTTTGATGGCTTAACATCTATATAAATTAAACTCAATTATTGTCTTCTTTTATTTGGCACTTGTTATAAATGTAATCGTACTTGAATAACGTACAAGTGAAGaacttaaataattataaaattttcAATCATCACTCATGAGAGTCGagatatattatttattattttcaatgacatatactttttaaattttattttataattcaaatatattatttaataatatttacttGCCTCTTTAACATTGTGTAATTAATGTTATGAGGTAGCATAATGGGATAAAACCAATTAAATTCCTCGTATAAAACTTAGAAAaagtattaattaattaattaattaatgagTTCCATAGAAATATATTTTCTTTACATAACTTGTTTTTACTTCGTTAGACAATTATTAGGAATAGGAAATTTGACTTCCGTAAAAATCAATTGATTTCCTTGTATAAAACTTAGaagtattaattaattaattaattaattaatataaggaaataataataaaacttttATAAATTACAGATACAATGTATGTGCAAAGTAGGACTCGTACAAGTTAAAATAGGAAAATATTCAGTAGTCaatattttagttgatttcaaacacttaaatattagaaaaagaactaaattactattttgtctagtgcgaaatctattttaaaaggataaaaaagacgaacggtattttgctaagggccttcgtgcttttagtatagtgtatagatagatagattaggCTGTTAGGTATTGTAATACGACACATAATAATATAGGGATTGTTATATAATGCAAATATAACAACGACGAAACTGTTATataagaattatttattttaagggCGTTTCTATCTTTAAATATATTTATTCATGTACTGCTAAAACATGTATTCTCATTTCCCGTTGTATCTCAGATAAAATAATATCTTATTGTCGATACAAATTATGCGGGTATTAAGTTTTATAAAACCAGTCAAATGCATTACTTAATGTAGAGATGTTTTTTTTATGCGGCCAACCAGACGACCCCTTAATCCTAATAGCTTCAAATCCGAGTAAAAATGTCCGAATGGCCACATTAGTATCTAAATATAGAAAATGTTCGAATGGCCACATTAGTATCTAAACTAAAGATGGCGATATTCTCTGATATCCCGTTCAGAGAATCCATTTTAGACTAAAATCCACTTTATCCCCTTAACTTTTAAGAGTCGGGAAATAATATCTCCTCTTATATTTTGGGGATTTTTACATACTTATACATTattggaaactttattaccctccctactcaagtttcactTTAATTACCTCCTATATACAaaattaccaattatatacatttTTAGGATTTAAGAATAATTAATCAATTCCTGCAATCACTCCCACTCCCTTCACTTTCCCCTCTCTATATCTCGctccccccacgtttctctctccacatcccACCCCTCCCCCACGTAACTTGTACAGGAGAGCAATAATTTCACCATTGATAgctattaaaaagctttgaaactttgcattcgaatttgagttttcaaaaaatattacttgtttgaattgggtgttgttgcgAACAATCTATGTCtatctctatctctcaatccctaattctagtaatgtaaagcaaaggaaaagagcgCAGTAATTTCATCATTGACGGCCATTAAGAAGGgtgataataggctagatttatgtaATTTGGCGATTGTTTATGCCCCAACTTAATTATTTTTCAATGTTATAATatagttaaatgatgaaaaatgggcTCTAATTGTGAATGTCACACGTTGCAGGAGTGAGGAGCTTGTATGAGGCATTAAAGCTGTGATTGGAGCTACAttgaaacaagaaaaaaaaacccTAGGAGCTGAGTACGCGAGAAGACGAGAAAAAGAATAGTTAAAATGAAGGCCTGGACTAGCGCGACCATTAGTGCGTccactagcgcgaccgcgctagcccAGATGGTCGAGGCAGAATGGTAGGGCattagcgcggccgcgctagcCCAGTTCCGGAATATTAATTTTcaggggtaaacttggaagttTGGGGGAAAAATTCACTTAACCTATAGAAGGTCAAGCTCGCCCAAGAGGAGATTATGCAGCTTTTGATAGCTTAGCGCAAGAAAAGGAGAGGCAAGAGGTAAGGAGGAGGATTCAACATCaagttcttcctttcttccttttgtttttatgatttgtgataatttgattattgttgtgatgaacactagtatgagtagctaaagaTTTAGTTtaaggtttgatggaacctattgaaggatgaacttcttgattatgttaatatagtttaccattttaatctctatttgttcaactacgtgcttgttgtagttaattgacagaatcctcaattagctgtgcctatttagcgtgcataactcgggagagagtgcatatttaggtaattgttgaacaacaccactctcaaaatatatgcaacaacaacaacaacaacaacccagtataatcccacaagtggggtctggggagggtaatatgtacgcaaaccttacccctaccccaaagggtagagagactgtttccaagagaccctcagctcaacgaagccttgggtgtaatctaaagtgagttgtagtaaataagccagctagcgtaactcgggagagtgcgtctagtagaTTATcatgattactcgggagagatttacggtagtaAGAGTGCTCAGGATTGATAGAGATGATTTGGTGATTCTATGTGAAGCATAACCGGAAGTGAGTCCATCAATAGGAGAAATCATAGCCTTAGAACCTTCTCTTAATAGTTTACAACTCAATTATAGTTATTTTTCAGTTGCTTATTTACATTCATTCGTAGTTAGTAGAAATACCCTCAATTATTATTTACAACGTTTGAGAAGTTGATTCTGTGGAATTTAGTAAGTCTAACGagaagtaattgataggttaattccttgtgggtttgactctgggctaaatattcagattatatttgcaacgtctgCGTGTGCTTtatataaggcatagttgggtgtgatcaaaGGGTAAACTGGATTTTACTCCTATTTTTGTTGATGTAGATTGTAGAAAGGAGTCACTATTCTTCTTCTAAATACACCCCTTCAAATTCTGCATTGACAACTAAGCCTATGAGTGCATGTCAGAAATCAGAAATCCTAATTTAGGTAAAATTGGGTAAATGATGATGTCTAAAGTCTGTTGGACACAGTTTCCTTGTTGATTTTAATTGGCCTCGTGGAATCGGAATCCTTCCATTTCAGAAGGGGGAATATTTTCTATGGATTTGGATCAGTACTATAAGTTCAAAAGGAATATAATTCTCGATCTTTCTCTTTTGCCTGTTTACTTTTTTCATTGAGTTGTGGTAGAGGTGACAAATGCATGAATTGGTTTAACTTGAGCTGGCCAAAATAGATGAAAACAACAAAAGAGTCATGATCTAAAGCTGTTGGGTCATGATTCGGGTTATAACCAAACCCGTCCAATTACTAACTTAAGTTCTTCCAAATCTACATAATTCCCAATCTCAAAatttgattttatttgttttggtgtATTACATTTTGACTCGTCAGGTTATGCTATTTTGACTCGTTTCGGGCAAATAGTTTGATTGGTCATTTTAAGTTCAACTCGTTGGATAACATCAACGAATGATCATAACCCAATCCGTTTGAACTTGGACATGTTACTAAAAGTGGAATGCCTTTGTTACCTATAAGTTTTGGTTTCCACATTGATGACCCTATTTGTACACTGTTATTCATGATAAATACAAGCTTCTTGAGGCAAATAACTTTTGAATTCTTGATACAAAATCTTATACAATAgttgaattgttaaaagaagaaACATATAGAAACTATTAACACACAAAGACTATCGAAATGGAGCTAAAGGGTTAGGACTATTGGGAGTTTTCGAGCTTCTAAGCTCTTTGCATACATGATCTAACATGCCCAAGAAATCTCTCACAATCACAAAAATCCGAAGAGGGTTGGATTCTTCTTTGCTCACATTTCCATGGAAGTATTCTGTGACTTCTCTAACACGTAATAGAACTCGATTCTCGTCTTCCTGCAATTCCCTTAGTTTCCTTTCTGCATAATTCAAGAATGCTGTCATTGAGTGCACAAAATTACCACCATTCTTTTCAACTGCAGGCAAGTCATTTGTTACTAGTGCTTTTATCTTGTTCATTCCTTCTGATAGATTTGAGACTGAACTTGCTATTACATCCAAGTCCATTGTGGCTGTTTTCTTGACATTGCATAGCTCAGTGCCTAGACCAGAAACAAGATCAAGACCCATCCTTTTGTAGTCTTCCTCTCTGTCTTGGATTGTTTTACTCTTGCGTTTCTGGTCTATCTTTCCCATTATGCTTTGGGATACTTTCAAGCCTTCTGATCGAATGATTTCTTGAACGACAAAATGAAGTAGTGTGGTTTTTCCATCAGTTCCTTTCACATCGGATAGTTTAAGTAATGCATCAAGTTTGAATGCTCTGGCTCCTCCTCTTATCGTCCCAATGTTCATCCTATTTCCAGTTTTCAACACTGCTTCTAGCAATTTTAAGAACAGTCGGCTTGATCTGAGTTCCTTGCAGGCTTCCTGAGATAGAAATTCTTTTACAAGTTTAGTCACTAAAATATGAAAGTGAGAAAATTTTCTTATTGTTTGGTGGTTACCTCTAGCATAGAGAAAGACTTTTTGAGAAGATGAACATCATCATCAAATGTTTCGCGATAAAGCATGGCTTCAATTCTCAAGAATGCAAATGGAACCTTAAGCATTGCCATTACAAACTTCTCAGCTGACCCTAGTTCATTGATATCTCCTTTATAACTTGAGAGTTTGTCCTCTTCTTCTTTAGTAGGTACCATTTTAGCAAGAGCCTCCAGTTGTGGCAAACACAAACCATTTCCTGTTGTGAAACTTAAATCTTATAATTTTCATGTAGGAAATCAAAAGGGAGCTGAAAGTGAGAATCGCTTTACCTTTTATTAGTGCTTCACAAACTTGTTCAACAGCCACACCCAAAGCTTTGGATAGTATGCTTATGTTCTGTAGTCTTTTAGGATCAAGAACATGCTTGCTTGGAGATGGAGTTTTGCTTTTCCCTTCATCGGTCTTCATTGAATTGTGCAGATTGTAACCAAATAGTGACTCAATCATTTCCTCATCAAATCTGTTCCATGATAATAAATTTGTAAATGGATACAGTGGAGTTGGTGACAAACATGAGTAATAAATATTCTGAATCTTTACAAAGGAAAAAAGATGTAATCTTACTCGAACGAGCTTGGTCTCAGCTTGTCCCAAACAGTCTTGCGGTCTGATGCAGCTCTTACTTTGTCCCAGTGAAGTGGTTTCAATTTTGGGAGTGGACTTCCATCTTTGCCTACTGCCAAGTGTTGGAAAGGCAAACACGGTGGCGGAGGCGGGCCTTTTGAAGAATTAGTGCTACTTCCTTTTGCAAATGGAGGAGGACAAGGTGGGGGAGGAATTCGTCCTACAGGATTTAGAGGTGATTGTGACAAGTCATTTTCCGGAGTTTGGTTTGATCCTGAAGAAGAACCTGAATTTCCAGTGGATGCTTCAATATGCAATGGAGCATGACTTAGAACTTTAGCCTTCATTTTCACTGAAGAAGCTGTAGACCAACAAGGAGATTGTGATCGAAATGAAGAAAAAGGAGGCGGTGGAGGTGGAGGGGGTGGAGTTGGCAAATGTGTTGAGGAGGATGTAGAACAATGTGATACTTTTGATTCATCTTGAGGCATAAATTCTGAGGTATCAATAAGACTACTAGCTGAAACATTGGATAGTCTAGTACTAGATGAACGCGAATTACACAAAGAATGAAATAATTCATCATCTGATGAATGAGCTTCCTCAGGAACTATTTTGTTATCAGTGGAAGAGTTACAATCATCAATTTCACACTTCGCTGCATCAGCACTCTCATATATACACACAATTTCTCCAACACTTGAGCATTTATTATCATCATCAGGCTTTGACACTCTGATCTCCTGCTCTGATTCTGCTTTGTCACTCACTGTACTGTTGGCTATATTTTCACTTGAGTAAATCTTTTCAGTTACAGAATTTTGTTTTAAGCAAATTGGTTCTGATGATTCTAGAGCAACTTCTAGTGAATCAAGGTAAAAGAGGTCAGGGCCTGGATCAGAACTTACCTTCTTAACTGAATTCTGAGAACTAGCATACCTTGATCTACATACACTTCCTGCTTCACTGCTGAATAGTGACACTGatcttgttgttttctttctttgttttctgAACTTTTTGCAGCCAAAGAAAAGGGCAATTGCACACAATGCAGTTGAAATCCCAGCAGAAACAAGAACAGCTGCTAAAACTCTAGTACTggtattttttctccttttctccttTATCCTAAGGCCAGCTGGGATAAAGGGATTGTGATGAGAGTGTCGATGAGAATGCCGATGAATCCGTGGGGCTGGAGCTGGAGCTTCAGGTGCAATTGAAGGTgatggagaaggtgaaggtgatgtTGAAAAATATGCAAAATCACCATTTCTTGAGTTGAAGTTCCTCAGTCCAAGTAAAGTTCTGAACTTTTCCACAATAAAGACTTGCTTTTCTCCAGAGATCTTCCCACTTTCACTTTCTTTCCCATCCCCATTTTTATCCAAATAATGTAGCTCTTTAAAACCATGAATACTAGTCAAGTACTTTGCAGCATTCAATGATACATCACCAAACAAAATGTGTGTACAGCAAAAAGATACAAGAATGAAAGTGATAATGACGAGAAAGTGTAAAAGAATCCTAGAACCATGATAATGTCCCATGTTCTTGAATCCAAAATCATGAAACAAATCATCCAACTTTATACAATATAAATTCACCCCAACATCCTTTTTTTGTGTGTTTGATTAAATATGTACTAGTAAACCAAAGTTTTTATTTTAGAAAGACACAAGCAGCAACAGAAGAGAAGAATAGGAAGAAGAAGTCTTTATTGCTACTCCAAGGAACCCCTGAGTGTGGCAGTTGTAGGTGTACTGgaccttctttattttctttcttgtttttgtcCTTGTTTTCTCTTCTCTCTCCTCTCCCTCCATTAATTCTCCCTGCTGAATACTGTTAGTAGTAAGCACATCACTTCTCTTTTGTACACTTATGTTCTTGTTTACCTTTTCAGTTTGTCTTTATGTCTTTATCTAATTCTTTAGAATCTCTAGCTAAATAACCTAAGAAAATTATGATTCTTTTGTTGATCTGCATAATTCATTAAGTATATATCCTTCTGCTAATTTGTTTCAGTCCAAGGATTTGAAAGTAGATTCATGTTGGAAATCTAGGCTTTTTTGGAGCTAAAAGTCATAGTTTTAATCTAAAATTATGGTAGGTCCCAATTGGTTGGACTTGCCTTACATCATAGGAAGGTGACAATTTATTATATGCAAGAAAGAGAACAAATATTGTCCATCACTTTCTCATGTGATCCTCTCACTCAGACacattttatgaaaataaattagatatttttgttgttatgcAAGATTCAAGGGGAAAGTAGGATTCTGATGTTGCATTATTTTATAAAGATCTCAATTTCTCATGGCacaaaatactaattttcaattatattagtAATTTAGTAGAGCAAAACAACTACCAACCCCTACAGACATTAGTCACTTTCTGTTATAAAACCTTCTATAATTACTCCTTAGAGGATGTTTGGTTGGAAAGATGTTATCCCAGAATTAATTCTCCCGACATTAGTTATTCCACTTTTCCATagagattaaaaaaatattacaatccCGGAATAATTAATCTTGGGATTAATTATACTGCAATTTTCTCCTAACTAAATATGAGATAAACTCTTCTTAAATTTAATCCCGAGATTAATTATTCATTGTCCCTCGTGCGAAACGAGTCCTTAGAGATTTCCCTTGTTCGCTATTTCTACTCTGCTTGGCAATATTATTAAATCACAGCCGTCATACTTGACACTGTTATCCTCCACCATTATCATAATGTTAGGACTTATACTTCTTTTGAAGTCAACTTATAGTTTTTCTGTCATGTGAAAGTTCTCTATATCTTTTTTAAACTACAAAAGAGGGAGAAATTagtatatttatttatattttgatccACAATATACATTCTCAATTTGCTTAATATAccatctaaaaatttaaattattcaagaaaatatttaaaatcattttttttcttgtttagtTTCAGCATACACGTGTAAGCAAGATCAAATGAAGCTACATAAATAATACagaaagtaaataaagactaaagTAAAACGAGTCTAAAGATTGTTTTATACGTATGAAAATATCATTCGAAGTGCAAGGCCAAAAGTCCTTTTCAAGgtatagtttttttttaaatgattaAATTAATAAGAGGGGTATTGGTACTATTTCTAGGTTTG of the Nicotiana tabacum cultivar K326 chromosome 7, ASM71507v2, whole genome shotgun sequence genome contains:
- the LOC107829894 gene encoding formin-like protein 11; its protein translation is MGHYHGSRILLHFLVIITFILVSFCCTHILFGDVSLNAAKYLTSIHGFKELHYLDKNGDGKESESGKISGEKQVFIVEKFRTLLGLRNFNSRNGDFAYFSTSPSPSPSPSIAPEAPAPAPRIHRHSHRHSHHNPFIPAGLRIKEKRRKNTSTRVLAAVLVSAGISTALCAIALFFGCKKFRKQRKKTTRSVSLFSSEAGSVCRSRYASSQNSVKKVSSDPGPDLFYLDSLEVALESSEPICLKQNSVTEKIYSSENIANSTVSDKAESEQEIRVSKPDDDNKCSSVGEIVCIYESADAAKCEIDDCNSSTDNKIVPEEAHSSDDELFHSLCNSRSSSTRLSNVSASSLIDTSEFMPQDESKVSHCSTSSSTHLPTPPPPPPPPPFSSFRSQSPCWSTASSVKMKAKVLSHAPLHIEASTGNSGSSSGSNQTPENDLSQSPLNPVGRIPPPPCPPPFAKGSSTNSSKGPPPPPCLPFQHLAVGKDGSPLPKLKPLHWDKVRAASDRKTVWDKLRPSSFEFDEEMIESLFGYNLHNSMKTDEGKSKTPSPSKHVLDPKRLQNISILSKALGVAVEQVCEALIKGNGLCLPQLEALAKMVPTKEEEDKLSSYKGDINELGSAEKFVMAMLKVPFAFLRIEAMLYRETFDDDVHLLKKSFSMLEEACKELRSSRLFLKLLEAVLKTGNRMNIGTIRGGARAFKLDALLKLSDVKGTDGKTTLLHFVVQEIIRSEGLKVSQSIMGKIDQKRKSKTIQDREEDYKRMGLDLVSGLGTELCNVKKTATMDLDVIASSVSNLSEGMNKIKALVTNDLPAVEKNGGNFVHSMTAFLNYAERKLRELQEDENRVLLRVREVTEYFHGNVSKEESNPLRIFVIVRDFLGMLDHVCKELRSSKTPNSPNPLAPFR